CCACGTTTAGTCTGTTACCCACCCACTGATGCTGTATGAGTGCTGGATGGGGGCAGGTATGGCTGGCATTGTGGCAGGGTGTTGAAGTAGAGGCCGGTGCCTGGGCGTAGCGGGCTGAGCATGGGTTGAGGAGTGTAAGGAGGGAGGTGCAGGTTTAGCAGCCGGTCGGCAAGGTAGCTGGGTGAACGCAGCTGGCTCGGGTAACCCCCCGTCGCACGGATTCCCAGCTCACGCTCACGGGATTGGTGTGGGGATAAACCAGATTGATGACACGTCTCGGTCGGGCTTTCGGTGTTCTGATTCATCTTTATCTGTTGGgagattattatttataatatgatCACATGATCAAGTCTTTTACAGAGTGTCCCTGTTAAATGAGACGACCTGATTCGAGACAGGAACAGAAACGGGCATGATCAGAGGCGAAAGCTGGACCCCATCTGACTCCTGGGACCGGTCATCGTCTCTGTCCACTCTTGCACCCTGCCACAGAAAATAAGTGAGATGAGGTTAATTTATGCAAACCTGGTTTATGCCTCATTGGGTGTTTAGAGGTGTCTaaaggggttgaggtcagaccTGTAGGACATACACTGATCGTTGTGTCCATTACCTGATCCAGTTCAGCACAAATGGATGGAGGAGCTTGAGAAAGTGAAGATGAGGATGCCGCATGCTGATTACATGGGTATTTTAGGTATGTCCTGAGAAAGAATCAAACATTTCCTTTATTATAAACTTAAACAACATctgtggttctcaaactgtggtatgaAGAACAACCAGTAATCAAGCATTGTATTAGGttcacctatctatctatcatacgGATGGACTTTGTGGGTATActattattgactgtagctccTTTGTTGCTCTGAAGACTGTGCCACCCGTGGCGTCCAAACGATACACCAAAAACTCCTACGATTCCTTAAAACCTCCCAAGGATCAAAAACAATCTATAATATAAcacaagggcggcacggtgggtagcactgtcgcctcacagtaagaaggtcctgggtacgaTCCCTTTCTGTgcggcgtttgcatgttctccccgtccaaaaacatgcagtcaggttaattggagacactgagttgccctataggtgtgtgtgtgtctgccctgcgatggactggcgccccgtccagggtgttactgtgtgccttgcgcccattgattCAAACTGGTCCACCACATTGCAGAGGCTACTGGTTAGACATCAGTGTACCACGAGATGCTGTCACGTCCACTGGGTTCTCCAAACTACGGAAGGCACCAGCAGCTCCTAGGCTCCAAACATCTGGGCTGGCAGAAGGCTTTATGTTCGAAAGGTTCAGATTCCCTGCTACAGAGGAGAACCCAGGATAACTGTAAACAGAACGACTCTCAAGTGAGAATATAACAGATTCCTGACCTGCTTCCAGACTGTCTTGTATTTTCTTTGACAGCAGCAGCACTTCCTCCCTgtagagtaaaataaaaaaaataaaactacccTGAATAAACCAATCCCGCCAACTCTTAAAGAATCTTTGTATAACTGATGTAAACTAAAGTGGGGCCAAGCATTCTCAGCCCACTTGCACataaaaatgtttgtattttGCTCGTATCTTGAATTTAttacaatgtttatttattacaaaccCTAAATTCAATAAAAAGCAATAACAACTTGATATCCCAAAGCATGATTTCACAATAGCCCAAAGAACATCTTGTGATGTTACTATGTTACTGAATTCTTGGTTTTCTTTGGTTTAGGTCAACTGACCATGAAGAAAGATACGTAACAGTCAGGGCTTCTTTGGCCTTTAAGTAGTTGCTTGCAAGCTAATTTAAGAATAATGTTAAGTGGAAGCATTTTCATactggtctcagacttttggtaGTCTCACACAGCCAAATCGTAACAAGAATACACACTGGGACACACATTTATAACCCCCTTCTGAAAGCTGTAAGCTTGGTGACCAAAAACCACTGCATCCCACACTACTACACTAAATGTGACACCATGCAATGCAATACCTTGTTCGTATGAAAGAGGGCCCCGTCTTTACTAAAGGATTCCAACGCCACCTGGCTGGGAGAGACAAGAGAAGCAGGTCGGGGTCTGGGTCGTCTTTGCGTAATGAGTCTAGGAGAAGGTAGTGGAGGGGTGGGAATGTTCACAGCTTTTAAGGTCTTCTTTACTATCATTTTCCTTGTTTTGGATTCGTCTTGCGTTGGTGCTGTATGAAAATCGGTCCCATTAGAGGAACCTGGCTGTGCTACTAATGAGGCATCATGATTTGATCCTGCGCATGGCATCGCATCATTGATCAAAGAATCTTGCTGCTTACTGTGAGGTTTGACCTGCCATAGGCTATGCTTTGATGTACTGGACTGGCTCTTTTCGGGACAGCCTGGAAAAACCCGACTTTCCATTTTAGATTCAGACACTTTGAGGTTCGTTCCTGGAATATTTCTGGAATTCTCCCAAACTTTGATCTCTGGGTTTGATTCAAACTGGTCCACCACATTGCTGAGACTCAAAGGCCACTGGTTAGACATAAGTGTACTATGAGATGCTGTCACGTCCACTGGGTTCTCCAGACTACGGAAGGCACCAGCAGCTCCTAGGCCCCAAACATCTGGGCTAACAGAGGGTGTTATGTTCATAAGGTTGGGTTCCTCAGAGTAGCAGCACAAGCCAAGATTCCCTGCTACAGAGGAGAACCCAGGATAACTGTAAATAGAATGACACTCAAGATTAAAAACAGAAGCAGGTTTGGGAGGTGGAAGGAGGAAGGAATGGTAATCATTTAAGACTGCAGGGAACTTTGGAGGTTTCCAGCATGGTTGGTCAGAACTGAAGGTATTTGGCATGTACACTGTATGTTGGCTGGCACAATGACGTTTTAGTGAGCGGTGGTCATAATAGGTCTTCTGGCATCCAGGATGAGTGCAGAGATAAGCATTCCTCCTCTGGTGAATCAGCAAATGCCCTGTGCTGTAAAGAGTGGAATGATACGGATGCTAGTTAttagtttaatatgtttatatgatcaaaagtatgtggacacctgaccatcagcCTGGCCCCTCTACCTGATCTGGCCTTTGCGCATCAAACTGACATACAAAAAGTTACTCACAGATGATCATGGCGCTTAAACCCTTGCTTGCAGATGTTACACACGTGAGGTCTGTCTGACTGATGAGTGAGCAGGTGTTTGTTGAGGGCATTAGTAGTCCTGAATACTTTAAAACACTCGAGGCATTTCTGTTTATGGACTGTGACCGTCTGCATTACCTCTGTAGAGACCAGATCATTTCCAAACAGAGGATCTGTGTCCTTTATTGAAGAACCTGTAGGGGATAAAGGAACAATGCACAGTTGGTGTGGATTACAAACTAAAGTTGGCAGTGAAATCCCATTTTTCACCACCAAGCATAAACGGCAAGTCTTGGACACTAACAATACTGGCCCATCCATGAACATAAGCATCCCAGATCCTCAAGTACCACGATGCAGCTTTGGTTTACCCCCTTCACTTAAACCTTCAGGTACTTACCAGGCCCCTTGCTGTCCTCAGACTCAGCATCAATCCAAAGCTGATGTTGCTCTAAAGCTGGCAGGGGTGGCAGAGGTGCGTTCAAGGGGCTGATTAGGATCATATCATGCTCATGGGGCAGATTTTCAGTTCCTGAGAGAAGAGGAACATTCTCATCTGAAGGATCTATAGCCTCCATGACATGATGATCTGAAGTGATGGGACACACCTGATCTTCAGCCATGCTGCTGCTGGTGGGATAAGCACAAaacctattattattaaataatgcaATTATTTGATATATGATaatatatgatatatgataacatttgcaaaaatatataataatatatgatgCACTAGTAACATTAAATATGGTAACACATTACCCAGATTAGATGAATCCTGTTAATCCTGGCTACACAGGTTAAAAAGTTGAATATAAACTCAGTAATTGTTTAATTAACACTATATAATATTACACTATTACTTTTGTTTAATAACTTTGTGATTTACACCTAGATCGTGTATTATAAAGAGCTAAAACGGTTGCATATGCtaacacactaataataatcacTCGACGGTTAGCAGCAGTGCACTAACGGTAGACCGTGAACACGTGACATGAGCTGAACTCGCACCCTACCCTACTACATAGTATGGAATAAAAGTACGCCACTATGGAAACCGTTCTGCTCCAGCGCACTAATATTACATACTTGTTAATAGGTTAGTATACAGGCTGGAAATACACAAAGCGTTTGTATTATGATTCAAATTCAAACCTTAAAACCTTATAAATGCAGTATATagttactaaaataaaatattaaattattaaaatgcttttttttaacattttgcaAATAATCTAAACTCTCACGTTGCTTTAAAAAGCtttattacttttaaaaatTATGTCTTTAAAATATTAAGGTTGTTAATTTAAGACTTGAGCCAATTTGtcaagtaggtggattggctgctttattacttttaatatctAGATCATGCTTAGCCACCTTTAAATAATCAGGTCTGTCTACAAT
The DNA window shown above is from Trichomycterus rosablanca isolate fTriRos1 chromosome 26, fTriRos1.hap1, whole genome shotgun sequence and carries:
- the znf541 gene encoding zinc finger protein 541 isoform X2; its protein translation is MAEDQVCPITSDHHVMEAIDPSDENVPLLSGTENLPHEHDMILISPLNAPLPPLPALEQHQLWIDAESEDSKGPGSSIKDTDPLFGNDLVSTEVMQTVTVHKQKCLECFKVFRTTNALNKHLLTHQSDRPHVCNICKQGFKRHDHLTGHLLIHQRRNAYLCTHPGCQKTYYDHRSLKRHCASQHTVYPGFSSVAGNLGLCCYSEEPNLMNITPSVSPDVWGLGAAGAFRSLENPVDVTASHSTLMSNQWPLSLSNVVDQFESNPEIKVWENSRNIPGTNLKVSESKMESRVFPGCPEKSQSSTSKHSLWQVKPHSKQQDSLINDAMPCAGSNHDASLVAQPGSSNGTDFHTAPTQDESKTRKMIVKKTLKAVNIPTPPLPSPRLITQRRPRPRPASLVSPSQVALESFSKDGALFHTNKGGSAAAVKENTRQSGSRTYLKYPCNQHAASSSSLSQAPPSICAELDQGARVDRDDDRSQESDGVQLSPLIMPVSVPVSNQIKMNQNTESPTETCHQSGLSPHQSRERELGIRATGGYPSQLRSPSYLADRLLNLHLPPYTPQPMLSPLRPGTGLYFNTLPQCQPYLPPSSTHTASVDRKEGISLMMDNTVVSIKPRINVGSCFQAEIPPLRNPLLMLYDEHPAQLIWTPWGDLPTNPETQKRVEAFLDLCCSSVLPGGGTNTELALHCLHEVQGDILAALDLLLMRGDYRTSCHPLSDYHYTGSDRWSAQEIRLFRKALVSHNKDFQQIQKMLQTKSVVQCVEYYYATKKLKKFKRRSRADKTGGTEEQCESKTGIRKSLNRPKGTNEDQSAQNREYTCEECGRCFDKVKSRSAHMKAHRQQERERSCVDSWREQDRLDANWGSKNV
- the znf541 gene encoding zinc finger protein 541 isoform X3, which produces MAEDQVCPITSDHHVMEAIDPSDENVPLLSGTENLPHEHDMILISPLNAPLPPLPALEQHQLWIDAESEDSKGPGSSIKDTDPLFGNDLVSTEVMQTVTVHKQKCLECFKVFRTTNALNKHLLTHQSDRPHVCNICKQGFKRHDHLQVALESFSKDGALFHTNKGGSAAAVKENTRQSGSRTYLKYPCNQHAASSSSLSQAPPSICAELDQGARVDRDDDRSQESDGVQLSPLIMPVSVPVSNQIKMNQNTESPTETCHQSGLSPHQSRERELGIRATGGYPSQLRSPSYLADRLLNLHLPPYTPQPMLSPLRPGTGLYFNTLPQCQPYLPPSSTHTASVDRKEGISLMMDNTVVSIKPRINVGSCFQAEIPPLRNPLLMLYDEHPAQLIWTPWGDLPTNPETQKRVEAFLDLCCSSVLPGGGTNTELALHCLHEVQGDILAALDLLLMRGDYRTSCHPLSDYHYTGSDRWSAQEIRLFRKALVSHNKDFQQIQKMLQTKSVVQCVEYYYATKKLKKFKRRSRADKTGGTEEQCESKTGIRKSLNRPKGTNEDQSAQNREYTCEECGRCFDKVKSRSAHMKAHRQQERERSCVDSWREQDRLDANWGSKNV
- the znf541 gene encoding zinc finger protein 541 isoform X1, which encodes MAEDQVCPITSDHHVMEAIDPSDENVPLLSGTENLPHEHDMILISPLNAPLPPLPALEQHQLWIDAESEDSKGPGSSIKDTDPLFGNDLVSTEVMQTVTVHKQKCLECFKVFRTTNALNKHLLTHQSDRPHVCNICKQGFKRHDHLTGHLLIHQRRNAYLCTHPGCQKTYYDHRSLKRHCASQHTVYMPNTFSSDQPCWKPPKFPAVLNDYHSFLLPPPKPASVFNLECHSIYSYPGFSSVAGNLGLCCYSEEPNLMNITPSVSPDVWGLGAAGAFRSLENPVDVTASHSTLMSNQWPLSLSNVVDQFESNPEIKVWENSRNIPGTNLKVSESKMESRVFPGCPEKSQSSTSKHSLWQVKPHSKQQDSLINDAMPCAGSNHDASLVAQPGSSNGTDFHTAPTQDESKTRKMIVKKTLKAVNIPTPPLPSPRLITQRRPRPRPASLVSPSQVALESFSKDGALFHTNKGGSAAAVKENTRQSGSRTYLKYPCNQHAASSSSLSQAPPSICAELDQGARVDRDDDRSQESDGVQLSPLIMPVSVPVSNQIKMNQNTESPTETCHQSGLSPHQSRERELGIRATGGYPSQLRSPSYLADRLLNLHLPPYTPQPMLSPLRPGTGLYFNTLPQCQPYLPPSSTHTASVDRKEGISLMMDNTVVSIKPRINVGSCFQAEIPPLRNPLLMLYDEHPAQLIWTPWGDLPTNPETQKRVEAFLDLCCSSVLPGGGTNTELALHCLHEVQGDILAALDLLLMRGDYRTSCHPLSDYHYTGSDRWSAQEIRLFRKALVSHNKDFQQIQKMLQTKSVVQCVEYYYATKKLKKFKRRSRADKTGGTEEQCESKTGIRKSLNRPKGTNEDQSAQNREYTCEECGRCFDKVKSRSAHMKAHRQQERERSCVDSWREQDRLDANWGSKNV